In Nicotiana tabacum cultivar K326 chromosome 10, ASM71507v2, whole genome shotgun sequence, the DNA window TATTTACAAGACTTACAATCTGCATCTACGACTTTAAAAACATAACTACTACTGGACATGAAATCCCAGCTAGGAGTTACCTACAGCCGTTACTACTAACCCTCTATTGCAACTATTTCTTCTAGCCTACATCAGGGTACCTGTTTAGTTTAGACATGGTCCTTTCTAATAGGGGAAATATGGTGGCCCTGACATGTCGTATAGCATTGgttgatctcctcttcttctgAAATATCACATCATTTCTTTCTTGCCAAATGTGGTAAATTGTAGCTGCTAGGGTCATTCTGCATACTGCTGCACCTCCACTCTTTCCTTTGCCAAACTGTTCCAGCCATGTTTTCTTTGTTCTCTGTATACCTTGCCACTTTAGTAGCTGCTGCCATATAGAACCTGATATCTCGCAACCAAAGAATAGATGCTGCACTGTTTCATTCTCTCTTTGGCATAAGCATGTTTGCTCTGAAATGATCCCCCATCTTGCTCGTCTTTCCTTTGTAGCAAGCCTTTGTTGTAATGCCAGCCTTAATATGAATATCCACTTGGGTAATCCCTGATTGTTGCGTACTAATTTCCTCCATGTCATCTTTGGAAACTCTCATGGCATAGCTTTGTATATATGTTTAATAAAGAATTTCTCCATCTTCTGAACATCCTCCTCTGTAAATCCAGCAGCCTCGAAATACGCTTTGAATATCTTTTGGATGACCCATGATGCACTCTTAGGCTTTGTATTCCAGACTGTGTTTCCTTTTAGGTAGTATGAATGTATCCATTGCACCCACAGTTTCTCCTTTCTTGTGCAGATATTCCATAATAGTTTGCAAATGGCTGCTTTGTTCCGCATCTCCATATTGAGGTTCAGGCCCCCTGCTACCTTTAGTGTGCACAATTTTTCCCAGGCAATCAAAGCTTTCTTGGTAGGTTCAGCAGCTCCTGTCCATAAAAATCTCCTACAGATTGATTCtatgaattggataattttcttTGGCAAGATGAATGTCTAAGCTCAGAATGTTTGTATAGTAAATAGCACACTCTTAACTAACATTTCTCTCCCTGCATATGAGTGATATTTTGTTATCCAGCTCTGAATCCTGCTTAACATTCCCTCAATTAGGGGCTTACATTGGATAGCATATAATCTCTTAGTACTCAGTGGAACACCCATGTATCTAAAGGGTAGTTCAGCTTTAGTGTAGCCTAGAATGTCCATGATTTGCTGTTGAAGCATGTTACTCTCTCCACCAAGTAAATGCAACTTTTGTTTGGATTTGTAATTAGACCTGAGGCTGctgaaaatatttgaaaatgCTGGTGTAGTACCATAACTGATTGCATATCTCCTCTACAGAATAAGAGTAGATCATCCGCAAATCCCAACTGAACTAGATTGACTCTGGCACACTTTGGATGGAATTTAAACTGCTTGTTATCCTTCAGTGTCTTCAATGATCTACTTAGGTATTCCATAGCTAGTACACATAAGAATAAGGATAGTGGATTCCCCTGCTTCAACCCTTTTCGTGCCTCAAATGGTACAACAGACTTACCATTGATTATCATAGAGTAGGAGACTGTGCTTATACATGCCATTATCCATTTCACAAACACTTCAGGGAAACCCAACAGCTTCATCACTTGTTCAACATACACCCATTCCACAGAATTATAGGCCTTCTGCATATCTATTTTGAGCATACATCTCGGGGAGATGTTCTCTTCCCATAGCCTTTGACCAACTCATGGATCATGATGATATTATCAGTAATCTGTCTTCCTGGTAC includes these proteins:
- the LOC107832812 gene encoding uncharacterized protein LOC107832812, yielding MTWRKLVRNNQGLPKWIFILRLALQQRLATKERRARWGIISEQTCLCQRENETVQHLFFGCEISGSIWQQLLKWQGIQRTKKTWLEQFGKGKSGGAAVCRMTLAATIYHIWQERNDVIFQKKRRSTNAIRHVRATIFPLLERTMSKLNRYPDVG